Proteins from one Setaria italica strain Yugu1 chromosome V, Setaria_italica_v2.0, whole genome shotgun sequence genomic window:
- the LOC101778024 gene encoding uncharacterized protein LOC101778024 — translation MALEAKQAALCIKKVLRLSIRKGYRFVSEHPILFGFGVLLYLLYRSSPGFFAFLLSSSPVIICTTILLGALLSYGEINLPEASEDHKGTPEISAFKVGNSSSDIHFEANQRLSVPEFREDTSNFKERGIQTVSFGERASEHIDLDDDVPLLRKADEEDERGDLRNIPRTLTPFPSMVNLRQESVIREDLIFNKKREPEGSFFIQDRADGQTSLFDVAHLSVLNDKDTSFGLFSSSENAHKHVDMEENLNQDRVTAAASKERDVSEKNQTEELAGTSKSAFSISIHQWEKTDRLNVDTSNAVEDNLLDSSLGSPWARVSSQDGSSGFDSDGAESSSPDASMTDIAPVLDEIDPLLGADSARPDPIPKDDSDTDSHASEDHQIDDDSNDEGGDNDAKDNVEGKKDDGREAAFLWTADDEKNLMDLGYSEMERNRRLEILMARRRSRKSIRFEIDNNLIDVDSNGGRSLDDLSRFRAQVPPIAVPRRNPFDLPYDSEEAAIPGSAPSILHARKNPFDLPLEQPQDSGVPVHDNLNAGESGTSPRRDMIFRRHESFNFGRTDAIQERCFSRLRPYFVPETVEWNASNFQRQFSDKSESKLSSVTESDVASSVADQEDHKDHDEKDLHMEHESPALVRQDSDLADVGSDCSDGINSIDVELDNSDIDDREIALHHFVFERSQEREAHLASTKGKGHEEDYSKMPFHPVPDLLSWEDGDGDSILGAKPSFQLNTEEKCSEWISSSRPTVEGESHSRDLPKYLDTDVASSSNTVVLGASNTAEKDGNVDLMSYSNNEMPLDNLIHGSVELPSELVTETLPVISRDLHPIPEERVVENFSMQEKHETAIFTESDASLTGLHVIEEHFDVGFDKSLSSVSSYPRASDAIQSPSIEHAEVLNPFVPWLLNQTRWI, via the exons ATGGCCCTTGAGGCAAAACAAGCAGCTCTATGTATCAAGAAAGTTTTGAGGTTGTCTATTAGAAAGGGCTATAGATTTGTTTCTGAACACCCAATCCTCTTCGGTTTTGGTGTTTTGCTCTATTTATTGTATAGATCTTCACCAGGGTTCTTTGCGTTCCTACTTTCTTCTTCACCTGTAATTATATGTACTACTATTCTTCTCGGAGCTCTATTGAGTTATGGTGAAATTAATCTACCCGAGGCTAGTGAAGATCACAAGGGCACTCCAGAAATCTCAGCTTTCAAGGTTGGAAATTCGTCCAGTGATATTCACTTTGAAGCAAATCAGAGACTTTCAGTGCCTGAATTTAGGGAGGATACATCAAACTTCAAAGAGAGGGGAATTCAGACAGTTTCCTTCGGAGAGAGGGCTAGTGAGCATATTGATCTGGATGATGATGTCCCTCTTTTGAGgaaagctgatgaagaagatgagagAGGTGACCTGCGAAACATACCTAGAACACTAACACCATTTCCTTCTATGGTCAATCTTCGCCAAGAGTCTGTGATCAGGGAGGACTTGATCTTTAATAAGAAAAGAGAACCAGAAGGTTCATTTTTCATACAAGATAGGGCTGATGGGCAGACTAGCTTATTTGATGTTGCCCATCTAAGTGTTCTGAATGACAAAGATACATCCTTTGGTTTGTTTTCATCCAGTGAGAATGCTCATAAACATGTTGACATGGAAGAAAATCTGAATCAGGATAGAGTTACAGCAGCAGCTAGCAAAGAGCGAGATGTCTCTGAGAAGAACCAAACTGAAGAGCTTGCTGGAACTAGTAAATCAGCCTTTTCTATTTCTATTCACCAATGGGAAAAGACTGACAGGCTTAATGTTGATACTAGCAATGCTGTTGAGGACAACTTGCTTGATTCCTCTCTTGGCTCACCATGGGCAAGAGTTAGCAGTCAGGATGGTTCATCTGGTTTTGACTCTGATGGGGCTGAGAGTTCTTCTCCGGATGCTTCTATGACTGACATTGCTCCAGTTCTTGATGAGATTGACCCACTTTTGGGTGCTGATTCTGCTCGTCCTGATCCCATTCCCAAGGATGATTCTGACACTGATTCTCATGCCTCAGAGGATCATCAAATTGATGATGATAGTAACGATGAGGGTGGTGACAATGATGCTAAAGATAATGTGGAGGGGAAGAAGGATGATGGGAGAGAAGCTGCATTTCTTTGGACAGCTGATGATGAAAAGAATCTGATGGATCTTGGGTATTCTGAGATGGAAAGGAACCGCAGGTTGGAAATTTTGATGGCTAGGCGGAGATCAAGGAAGAGCATAAGATTTGAAATCGACAATAACCTGATTGATGTCGACAGTAATGGTGGTAGGAGTTTAGATGATTTGTCACGCTTCCGTGCACAAGTACCTCCTATTGCAGTGCCAAGAAGGAACCCTTTTGATCTTCCTTATGATTCTGAAGAAGCAGCAATTCCTGGCTCAGCTCCCTCAATTCTGCATGCACGGAAAAACCCATTTGATCTTCCCCTTGAACAGCCTCAGGACAGTGGTGTCCCTGTGCATGATAATTTAAATGCTGGAGAATCTGGGACGTCACCTCGTCGTGACATGATCTTCAGAAGGCACGAAAGCTTCAACTTTGGAAGGACGGATGCAATCCAGGAGAGGTGTTTTTCTAGACTCAGGCCATATTTTGTCCCTGAAACTGTGGAATGGAATGCGAGCAATTTCCAAAGACAGTTCAGCGATAAGAGTGAGTCTAAATTGAGCTCTGTAACTGAATCTGATGTGGCTTCTTCAGTTGCTGATCAGGAGGATCACAAGGACCATGATGAAAAGGATTTACACATGGAACACGAGTCACCTGCTCTTGTGAGACAGGATAGTGACCTTGCGGATGTTGGAAGTGACTGCTCAGATGGAATCAACTCCATAGATGTTGAACTAGACAACAGTGACATCGATGACCGTGAGATTGCTTTACATCATTTTGTCTTTGAAAGATCGCAAGAAAGGGAAGCACATCTTGCCTCAACGAAAGGAAAGGGTCATGAAGAAGATTATTCCAAGATGCCATTTCATCCAGTTCCTGACTTGCTTAGCTGGGAAGATGGAGATG GTGACAGCATCCTTGGTGCTAAACCTTCTTTCCAACTTAACACAGAAGAGAAATGCTCAGAATGGATTTCATCCTCCAGGCCAACTGTGGAGGGTGAATCACATTCCAGGGACCTTCCGAAGTACCTTGACACTGATGTGGCATCAAGCTCAAATACAGTTGTACTTGGTGCAAGCAATACAGCTGAGAAAGATGGAAATGTTGATCTCATGTCCTATTCAAACAATGAAATGCCATTGGATAACCTGATTCATGGGTCTGTGGAGCTGCCTTCTGAACTTGTCACAGAAACATTGCCAGTCATATCTAGGGATCTGCACCCTATCCCTGAGGAGAGAGTTGTTGAGAACTTCAGCATGCAAGAAAAGCATGAAACAGCAATATTTACTGAATCAGATGCTTCCTTGACTGGCTTGCATGTAATTGAAGAACACTTTGATGTTGGATTTGACAAAAGTCTGAGCTCTGTTTCCTCATATCCTCGAGCTAGTGATGCCATCCAGTCTCCATCAATTGAACATGCAGAAGTCTTGAATCCCTTTGTTCCATGGCTGCTGAACCAAACAAGGTGGATATAG
- the LOC101778419 gene encoding NDR1/HIN1-like protein 13 isoform X1, with protein sequence MQIDSDERLEEQPMMHGNGHGRVHPAASSSDFSGEMNQSVSAPSSDPSSSPLYSFHFEKPVPQQPPAAKPGEYVVQVPKDKVFRVPPPENARLFEHYTRRAKRRRRCSCVRVCTCLLAAILALAVVLAAAAGVMYLVFRPRRPAYTVQALAVSGLAGVGNASAPAAFSPGFDATVRADNPNGKIGVHYEGGKSRVSVSYDGVLLADGAWPAFYQGPRNVTVLVAKAKGSGIRFSQSVRGQMAAAERLRSVPFDVDVEVPVRLQLGSVKTWAVPARARCTVAVDRFAADAKVVSTSCHVKVSLLSWSI encoded by the coding sequence ATGCAGATTGATTCCGACGAGCGCCTCGAGGAGCAACCCATGATGCACGGGAATGGGCACGGCCGCGTCCACCCGGCGGCGTCCAGCTCCGACTTCTCCGGCGAGATGAACCAGTCGGTGTCCGCGCCATCCTCCGACCCTTCCTCCAGCCCGCTCTACAGCTTCCACTTCGAGAAGCCCGTTccgcagcagccgccggcggcgaagccCGGCGAGTACGTGGTGCAGGTGCCCAAGGACAAGGTCTTCCGCGTCCCGCCGCCCGAGAACGCGCGCCTCTTCGAGCACTACACCCGCCgcgccaagcgccgccgccgctgctcctgcgTCCGCGTCTGCACGTGCCTGCTCGCCGCGAtcctcgcgctcgccgtcgtcctcgccgcggccgctggCGTCATGTACCTCGTCTTCAGGCCCAGGCGGCCGGCGTACACCGTCCAGGCGCTCGCCGTGTcgggcctcgccggcgtcggGAACGCCTCTGCTCCTGCCGCGTTCTCGCCGGGGTTCGACGCCACCGTGCGCGCCGACAACCCCAACGGAAAGATCGGCGTGCACTACGAGGGGGGCAAGAGCCGCGTCTCCGTGTCGTACGACGGCGTGCTCCTCGCCGACGGCGCGTGGCCGGCGTTCTACCAGGGGCCCCGGAACGTGACGGTGTTGGTGGCGAAGGCGAAGGGGTCCGGGATACGGTTCTCGCAGAGCGTGCGCGGGCAGATGGCCGCGGCGGAGCGGCTCCGGTCGGTGCCGTTCGACGTGGACGTCGAGGTGCCCGTGCGGCTGCAGCTCGGCAGCGTGAAGACGTGGGCCgtgccggcgcgggcgcgctgCACCGTGGCGGTCGACAGGTTCGCCGCCGACGCCAAGGTGGTGTCCACGTCGTGCCACGTCAAGGTGAGCCTCCTGTCCTGGAGCATCTGA
- the LOC101778419 gene encoding NDR1/HIN1-like protein 13 isoform X2 — protein MMHGNGHGRVHPAASSSDFSGEMNQSVSAPSSDPSSSPLYSFHFEKPVPQQPPAAKPGEYVVQVPKDKVFRVPPPENARLFEHYTRRAKRRRRCSCVRVCTCLLAAILALAVVLAAAAGVMYLVFRPRRPAYTVQALAVSGLAGVGNASAPAAFSPGFDATVRADNPNGKIGVHYEGGKSRVSVSYDGVLLADGAWPAFYQGPRNVTVLVAKAKGSGIRFSQSVRGQMAAAERLRSVPFDVDVEVPVRLQLGSVKTWAVPARARCTVAVDRFAADAKVVSTSCHVKVSLLSWSI, from the coding sequence ATGATGCACGGGAATGGGCACGGCCGCGTCCACCCGGCGGCGTCCAGCTCCGACTTCTCCGGCGAGATGAACCAGTCGGTGTCCGCGCCATCCTCCGACCCTTCCTCCAGCCCGCTCTACAGCTTCCACTTCGAGAAGCCCGTTccgcagcagccgccggcggcgaagccCGGCGAGTACGTGGTGCAGGTGCCCAAGGACAAGGTCTTCCGCGTCCCGCCGCCCGAGAACGCGCGCCTCTTCGAGCACTACACCCGCCgcgccaagcgccgccgccgctgctcctgcgTCCGCGTCTGCACGTGCCTGCTCGCCGCGAtcctcgcgctcgccgtcgtcctcgccgcggccgctggCGTCATGTACCTCGTCTTCAGGCCCAGGCGGCCGGCGTACACCGTCCAGGCGCTCGCCGTGTcgggcctcgccggcgtcggGAACGCCTCTGCTCCTGCCGCGTTCTCGCCGGGGTTCGACGCCACCGTGCGCGCCGACAACCCCAACGGAAAGATCGGCGTGCACTACGAGGGGGGCAAGAGCCGCGTCTCCGTGTCGTACGACGGCGTGCTCCTCGCCGACGGCGCGTGGCCGGCGTTCTACCAGGGGCCCCGGAACGTGACGGTGTTGGTGGCGAAGGCGAAGGGGTCCGGGATACGGTTCTCGCAGAGCGTGCGCGGGCAGATGGCCGCGGCGGAGCGGCTCCGGTCGGTGCCGTTCGACGTGGACGTCGAGGTGCCCGTGCGGCTGCAGCTCGGCAGCGTGAAGACGTGGGCCgtgccggcgcgggcgcgctgCACCGTGGCGGTCGACAGGTTCGCCGCCGACGCCAAGGTGGTGTCCACGTCGTGCCACGTCAAGGTGAGCCTCCTGTCCTGGAGCATCTGA